In one window of Paracoccus saliphilus DNA:
- a CDS encoding AAA family ATPase has protein sequence MDARNEMELPEAEIQGHYPQALSLLTGFEHAPRLGKSAPVAPIERSPGIRTTRRFRSTTPGLAGRSTARGEGTQLLQRIEDADGDELATPAAATVTRALRRAIAIALAVADEVAARSGAAELKRTNLESRLPADRHREFAELLAVESLAALSVMANATAFLLAEHTGSHSIEGVTSDEVLTDNPLAALQGALWELDQNLARHAQDDETLIATMLAWAEALSAAVASRGETAARVGAFTGASWRVEADDFPIAGFAPATKSRGPALTMAFKKPEEVIGNAIAKHQAMRLARMVVAYDFERMSNPFVELGGFVFTFLGDGRPGTGKTTLIQMMAGMINDYCAVAGYPFRYRNLSVDNIDSYQGKSGQNARAFIDAVLDPKAIGFGTIDDIDQIAGKRGDRQSSSGQQEITAVLMEAFAGASTVVRGNCTFGMFSNHAENIDDALRQRAAARFLIDGPITQDDYIDILALLLGKRHQIPVGDHDLMRAQAMQKAVADSYAGHSRPAEAGLARVFDEVSRDFGKLETLAELGSYLHAIALAEPRFTGRAVKNITDAVKARAMDFDMPDEWFETPEPFLHQPYACKLEMIEALRQPITTEMVVQEINRYADSEWRYSDSADEAAIEETVRGMERMAEAKRRFAGT, from the coding sequence ATGGACGCGCGTAACGAGATGGAACTGCCCGAGGCCGAAATCCAGGGCCATTATCCCCAGGCCCTGTCGCTGCTGACCGGGTTCGAGCATGCGCCGCGCCTTGGCAAATCCGCCCCTGTGGCCCCGATTGAGCGTTCTCCGGGGATACGCACGACCCGGCGTTTCCGCTCGACCACGCCGGGGCTGGCGGGGCGATCCACGGCGCGGGGCGAGGGCACCCAGCTCTTGCAAAGGATCGAGGATGCCGATGGCGACGAATTGGCGACTCCCGCCGCCGCGACAGTAACCCGCGCCCTGCGCCGCGCGATTGCCATCGCGCTTGCCGTGGCCGACGAGGTTGCGGCGCGCTCGGGGGCGGCGGAGTTGAAACGCACCAACCTGGAAAGCCGCCTTCCCGCCGACCGGCATCGCGAATTTGCCGAGCTGCTGGCGGTCGAGTCGCTGGCGGCCCTGTCGGTCATGGCCAATGCGACGGCTTTCCTGCTGGCCGAACACACCGGATCTCATAGCATCGAGGGCGTGACCAGCGACGAGGTCTTGACCGACAACCCATTGGCCGCATTGCAAGGCGCTCTGTGGGAACTGGATCAGAACCTCGCGCGCCACGCACAGGATGACGAGACGCTGATCGCCACCATGCTGGCGTGGGCCGAGGCGCTGTCCGCTGCTGTTGCATCTCGTGGAGAGACGGCAGCGCGAGTCGGTGCTTTCACCGGTGCAAGTTGGCGCGTCGAGGCGGATGATTTCCCCATCGCGGGTTTTGCCCCGGCCACGAAATCCCGCGGTCCGGCCCTGACCATGGCCTTCAAGAAGCCCGAAGAGGTGATCGGCAACGCCATCGCCAAGCATCAGGCAATGCGGTTGGCGCGGATGGTCGTCGCCTATGATTTCGAGCGGATGAGCAACCCGTTCGTGGAACTGGGTGGCTTCGTCTTTACCTTCCTGGGCGATGGCCGCCCCGGCACCGGCAAGACCACGCTGATCCAGATGATGGCCGGGATGATCAATGATTACTGCGCGGTCGCTGGCTATCCCTTCCGCTATCGCAACCTGTCGGTGGACAATATCGACAGCTACCAGGGAAAATCCGGCCAGAACGCCCGTGCTTTCATCGACGCTGTGCTCGATCCCAAGGCGATCGGGTTCGGCACGATCGACGATATCGACCAGATCGCGGGCAAGCGCGGCGACCGGCAGTCTTCATCGGGCCAGCAGGAAATCACCGCCGTACTGATGGAGGCTTTCGCCGGTGCCTCGACGGTGGTGCGCGGCAACTGCACCTTCGGGATGTTCAGCAACCATGCCGAGAATATCGACGATGCCCTGCGCCAGCGCGCCGCTGCCCGCTTCCTGATCGACGGGCCGATCACGCAGGACGACTATATCGACATTCTTGCCCTGCTTCTGGGCAAGCGGCATCAGATCCCGGTGGGCGATCACGACCTGATGCGCGCGCAGGCGATGCAAAAGGCCGTCGCGGACAGCTATGCCGGCCATTCCCGCCCGGCCGAAGCCGGTCTTGCGCGCGTCTTCGACGAGGTGAGCCGCGATTTCGGCAAGCTGGAAACGCTGGCCGAACTGGGCAGCTACCTGCATGCCATCGCCCTGGCCGAGCCGCGTTTCACCGGCCGCGCGGTCAAGAACATCACCGATGCGGTCAAGGCACGCGCGATGGATTTCGACATGCCAGACGAATGGTTCGAGACGCCCGAGCCCTTCCTCCACCAGCCCTATGCGTGCAAGCTCGAGATGATCGAGGCCTTGCGCCAGCCGATCACGACAGAGATGGTCGTGCAGGAAATCAACCGCTATGCCGATAGCGAATGGCGCTATTCCGACAGCGCGGACGAGGCCGCCATCGAGGAAACCGTTCGCGGGATGGAGCGGATGGCAGAGGCCAAGCGGCGGTTTGCGGGGACGTGA